One window of the Misgurnus anguillicaudatus chromosome 8, ASM2758022v2, whole genome shotgun sequence genome contains the following:
- the nr4a2b gene encoding nuclear receptor subfamily 4 group A member 2b, which translates to MPCVQAQYGTSPPGASPASQSYSYNTTGEYNCDFLTPEFVKFSMDLTNAEIAVTSSLPSFSTFVDTYSSSYDVKPPCLYQMSHSGDQLSIKVEEIPPHSYHQQHHQPHQTEESMPHTGPIYYKPSSPNINPSPSFPAPPHHTWDESGSLHSFHQNYLATSHMIDQQRKNAMSRLFSFKQSPVDTPMSSCQMRFDGSLHVAMGPDTPGTHRALESFAVPAPPRKQHGLALSHSLNVGHGHPLLESPVASPPARGSPSSEGLCAVCGDNAACQHYGVRTCEGCKGFFKRTVQKNAKYVCLANKNCPVDKRRRNRCQYCRFQKCLVVGMVKEVVRTASLKGRRGRLPSKPKSLQDIPVCMTPVNLLNALVRAHIDSNPSMARLDYSKFQASPEYHSGDESLHIQQFYDLLTASMSIIRVWAEKIPGFSDLPKCDQELLFESAFLELFVLRLAYRSNLAEDKLIFCNGVVLHKLQCVRGFGEWIDSIFDFSSNLQSMNIDVSAFSCIAALTIVTERHGLKEPKRTEELQNKLVNCLKDQVSCSAELSKLLEKLPEVRALCTQGLQRIFYLKLEDLVPTPAIIDKLFHDTLPF; encoded by the exons ATGCCCTGCGTCCAGGCTCAGTATGGGACATCACCACCAGGAGCCAGCCCTGCATCTCAAAGTTACAGTTACAACACCACAGGAGAGTACAATTGCGATTTCTTAACACCGGAGTTTGTCAAGTTTAGCATGGACCTGACTAACGCAGAAATAGCTGTCACTTCTTCGCTGCCCAGTTTTAGCACCTTTGTTGACACCTACAGTTCCAGCTACGACGTGAAGCCTCCGTGCCTCTACCAAATGTCCCACTCTGGGGATCAGCTGTCCATCAAAGTGGAGGAGATACCTCCACACAGCTACCATCAGCAGCATCATCAGCCGCACCAAACTGAGGAGAGCATGCCCCATACTGGACCTATATACTATAAACCGTCTTCCCCAAACATCAACCCATCACCCAGTTTCCCAGCACCTCCGCACCACACGTGGGACGAAAGCGGATCCCTTCACAGTTTTCATCAGAACTATCTGGCGACTTCGCACATGATAGACCAACAGCGTAAAAACGCAATGTCTCGGTTGTTCTCGTTCAAGCAGTCTCCTGTTGATACACCGATGTCAAGCTGCCAGATGCGCTTCGATGGATCTCTCCATGTGGCCATGGGCCCGGACACCCCGGGTACCCATCGCGCACTGGAGAGTTTTGCTGTACCGGCACCTCCGAGGAAACAGCACGGTTTGGCTCTATCTCATTCTCTTAACGTCGGTCACGGACACCCGTTACTGGAAAGCCCGGTAGCCTCACCCCCGGCTCGGGGATCGCCTTCTAGTGAGGGATTGTGCGCTGTATGCGGGGACAACGCAGCCTGCCAGCACTACGGAGTGCGCACCTGCGAGGGGTGCAAAGGGttctttaag CGCACGGTGCAGAAAAACGCCAAATACGTTTGTCTGGCCAACAAAAACTGTCCTGTGGATAAAAGAAGGCGAAATCGATGCCAGTATTGCCGCTTTCAAAAGTGCCTGGTCGTGGGAATGGTAAAGGAAG TCGTCAGAACAGCCAGTTTAAAAGGTCGAAGGGGTCGTCTGCCGTCCAAACCTAAAAGCCTGCAGGATATCCCGGTCTGTATGACACCTGTCAACCTCCTGAACGCACTAGTGAGAGCACACATAGACTCCAACCCCTCTATGGCCCGACTGGACTATTCAAAA TTCCAGGCGAGCCCTGAGTATCACAGTGGAGATGAATCTCTGCACATTCAGCAGTTCTACGATCTCCTCACCGCTTCCATGAGCATCATTCGCGTATGGGCCGAGAAAATTCCCGGTTTCTCTGACCTGCCCAAATGCGACCAGGAGCTGCTTTTCGAGTCAGCATTCCTTGAACTTTTCGTGCTGCGTCTGGCTTATAG ATCCAACCTGGCTGAGGATAAACTTATTTTTTGCAACGGAGTGGTTTTACACAAGCTGCAGTGCGTGCGAGGCTTTGGAGAGTGGATCGACTCCATCTTTGACTTTTCTTCCAACCTTCAGAGCATGAACATAGACGTCTCTGCCTTCTCCTGCATAGCTGCTCTCACCATAGTAACAG AGAGACATGGACTAAAAGAACCCAAGAGAACAGAGGAACTTCAAAACAAGCTAGTAAACTGCCTGAAGGATCAGGTGTCCTGCAGTGCCGAATTGTCTAAACTGTTGGAGAAGCTGCCGGAGGTGCGCGCGCTTTGCACGCAGGGATTGCAGCGCATCTTTTACTTGAAACTCGAGGACTTGGTTCCCACGCCAGCGATCATTGACAAACTTTTTCACGATACGCTGCCCTTCTGA